In Phacochoerus africanus isolate WHEZ1 chromosome 14, ROS_Pafr_v1, whole genome shotgun sequence, one genomic interval encodes:
- the TIMM22 gene encoding mitochondrial import inner membrane translocase subunit Tim22, whose protein sequence is MAATAPSAGVSAPEAAASTEAPLQYSLLLQHLVGDKRQPRVLEPGTLGGIPSPAKSEEQKMIERAMESCAFKAALACVGGFVLGGAFGVFTAGIDTNVGFDPKDPYRTPTAKEVLKDMGQRGMSYAKNFAIVGAMFSCTECLVESYRGKSDWKNSVISGCITGGAIGFRAGLKAGVIGCGGFAAFSAAIDYYLR, encoded by the exons ATGGCGGCGACGGCCCCCAGTGCAGGTGTCTCCGCGCCTGAGGCAGCGGCTTCCACGGAAGCCCCTCTGCAGTACAGCCTTCTTCTGCAGCACCTGGTGGGTGACAAGCGTCAGCCCCGGGTCCTGGAGCCTGGGACCCTGGGCGGGATCCCGAGTCCCGCCAAGAGTGAGGAGCAGAAGATGATCGAGAGGGCGATGGAAAGCTGCGCCTTCAAGGCGGCGCTGGCCTGCGTGGGAG gaTTTGTCTTGGGAGGTGCATTTGGGGTGTTCACTGCCGGCATCGATACCAATGTGGGCTTTGACCCGAAGGATCCTTACCGAACGCCGACGGCAAAAGAAGTTCTTAAAGACATGGGGCAGAGAGGAATGTCCTATGCCAAAAACTTCGCCATCGTGGGCGCCATGTTTTCTTGCACTGAGTGTTTGGTCGAATCT TACCGGGGAAAATCAGACTGGAAGAACAGTGTCATTAGTGGCTGCATCACTGGAGGAGCCATTGGTTTCAGAG CTGGCTTAAAGGCTGGGGTCATTGGTTGTGGAGGTTTTGCTGCTTTCTCGGCTGCAATTGATTATTACCTACGGTGA